From a region of the Basfia succiniciproducens genome:
- a CDS encoding 3-deoxy-D-manno-octulosonic acid kinase, giving the protein MLQVQHENHFFLFNFDENRPNQEHFFESYFWQKQNRIIGSAKGRGTTWFIQSQDLFGVNTALRHYYRGGLWGKINKDRYAFSSLEETRSFAEFNLLNRLYQAGLPVPKPIGAHVEKLAFNHYRADLLSERIENTQDLTALLPNTELTAEQWQQIGKLIRRLHDLQICHTDLNAHNILIRQQNNDTKFWLIDFDKCGEKPGNLWKQENLQRLHRSFLKEVKRMRIQFSEKNWADLLNGYQN; this is encoded by the coding sequence ATGCTTCAAGTTCAGCACGAAAATCACTTTTTTTTATTTAATTTTGATGAGAACCGACCGAATCAGGAACATTTTTTCGAATCCTATTTCTGGCAAAAACAAAATCGGATTATAGGTTCCGCGAAAGGGCGCGGCACCACTTGGTTTATTCAGTCACAAGATTTGTTCGGTGTGAATACGGCATTGCGTCATTATTACCGCGGCGGATTATGGGGAAAAATCAATAAGGATCGTTATGCTTTTTCTTCATTAGAAGAAACCCGAAGTTTTGCCGAATTCAATTTGCTAAACCGGCTTTATCAGGCGGGCTTGCCCGTGCCGAAACCTATCGGCGCTCATGTAGAAAAATTAGCTTTTAATCATTATCGTGCGGATTTACTAAGCGAACGTATTGAAAATACGCAAGATTTGACCGCACTTTTACCTAATACGGAATTAACCGCCGAACAATGGCAACAAATCGGCAAGCTAATCCGCCGATTACATGATTTGCAAATCTGCCACACCGATTTGAATGCCCACAATATTTTGATCCGACAGCAAAATAATGACACTAAATTCTGGCTGATTGATTTTGATAAGTGCGGTGAAAAACCGGGAAATTTATGGAAACAAGAAAACCTGCAACGCCTGCACCGTTCCTTCCTTAAAGAAGTAAAAAGAATGCGAATTCAATTTTCTGAAAAAAACTGGGCTGATTTGTTAAACGGCTATCAAAACTAA
- a CDS encoding pilus assembly protein PilP codes for MRIKILFKLFFIIVSVIRLLTFQSWAESDPFDKTKRNLSQNTDMLVEKTNQCHQSAAVWAENTEFKQLKIVGVLQYEQERKVFLMDAEQHIFTAGQGDFLAKERMQLQAINTREVDFMVWNNPQDCGRGELMKIKF; via the coding sequence ATGCGGATAAAAATTTTATTCAAGCTCTTTTTTATTATCGTGTCGGTTATCCGATTGCTAACCTTCCAAAGTTGGGCGGAAAGTGATCCTTTTGATAAAACAAAACGCAATCTTTCTCAAAATACGGATATGTTGGTGGAAAAAACGAATCAATGTCATCAGTCGGCGGCGGTTTGGGCCGAGAATACGGAATTTAAGCAATTGAAAATTGTGGGTGTTTTGCAATATGAACAAGAACGGAAGGTCTTTTTAATGGATGCCGAACAGCATATTTTCACCGCCGGACAAGGTGATTTTTTGGCAAAAGAACGCATGCAGTTACAAGCGATTAATACCCGCGAAGTTGATTTTATGGTATGGAATAATCCTCAGGATTGCGGGCGGGGCGAGTTGATGAAAATAAAATTTTAA
- the metJ gene encoding met regulon transcriptional regulator MetJ: protein MADWDGKYISPYAEHGKKSEQVKKITVSIPIKVLEILTNERTRRQLKNLRHATNSELLCEAFLHAFTGQPLPTDEDLLKERHDEIPEQAKLIMRELGINPDEWEY from the coding sequence ATGGCAGATTGGGATGGCAAATACATTAGCCCTTATGCAGAACATGGGAAAAAAAGCGAACAGGTAAAAAAAATCACCGTTTCAATTCCGATTAAAGTATTAGAAATTTTGACTAATGAGCGCACTCGCCGTCAGCTTAAAAATTTACGCCATGCAACAAACAGCGAATTGCTTTGCGAAGCTTTTCTTCATGCTTTCACCGGGCAGCCGCTGCCGACTGACGAAGATCTGTTAAAAGAACGGCATGATGAAATCCCGGAACAGGCAAAACTGATCATGCGAGAATTGGGAATTAATCCTGATGAATGGGAATATTAA
- a CDS encoding type IV pilus secretin PilQ yields the protein MESIISFGKKCGLFFGIFISSAFAGESGTFAERQFSIHLKKAPLVATLQQLALEQNANLVIDDELEGTLSLKLEKVNLERLFHSVAKLKNLSLHKDKDIYYFTKNNLIEPSSIAGELKNTENFTALSEPNLVSTTVKLHFAKASEVMKSLTSGTGSLLSPVGSVSFDERSNQLLIQDDRRSLQNIKNIIAQLDKPIEQIAIEARIVTMNDESLKELGVRWGLLEGVNSAHRIAGSLEANGFADIGQNLNVNFPTSATPAGSVALQVAKIHGRLLDLELTALEQENNVKIIASPRLLTTNKKSASIKQGTEIPYVAVNRKNDTEHVEFREAVLGLEVTPHISKDNSILLDLIVSQNSPGANIVYGNGNLISIDKQEINTQVFAKDGETIVLGGVFNDTITKSEDKVPILGDIPLIKHLFSKESEKHQKRELVIFVTPHILKQGESLEQIQKRFKYAPKSPEK from the coding sequence ATGGAAAGCATAATAAGTTTTGGTAAAAAGTGCGGTCTGTTTTTTGGAATTTTTATTTCTTCCGCATTTGCCGGGGAATCCGGTACGTTTGCGGAACGGCAATTTTCCATTCACTTGAAAAAGGCGCCGTTGGTGGCGACCTTACAACAGCTTGCTTTAGAACAAAATGCTAATCTGGTGATTGATGACGAACTGGAAGGTACATTGTCGTTAAAGCTTGAAAAGGTGAATCTGGAGCGTCTTTTTCATTCGGTGGCAAAGCTGAAAAATCTTAGCTTACATAAAGACAAGGATATTTATTATTTTACGAAAAATAACCTGATTGAACCGTCTTCCATCGCCGGTGAGCTAAAAAATACGGAAAATTTTACCGCACTTTCGGAACCTAATCTGGTTAGTACTACCGTCAAGCTGCATTTTGCCAAAGCCTCGGAGGTGATGAAATCATTAACATCGGGAACGGGTTCATTGCTTTCGCCCGTTGGTTCCGTCAGCTTTGACGAACGCAGTAACCAGCTGCTTATTCAAGATGATCGCAGATCGTTGCAAAATATCAAAAATATAATCGCTCAATTAGATAAACCTATCGAACAAATCGCAATTGAAGCCCGTATCGTGACGATGAACGACGAAAGTTTAAAAGAACTCGGTGTGCGTTGGGGGCTGTTGGAGGGGGTAAATAGCGCACATCGTATTGCCGGCAGCCTGGAAGCTAACGGATTCGCCGATATAGGGCAAAACCTTAACGTTAATTTCCCGACCAGTGCGACGCCGGCAGGTTCCGTAGCGTTGCAGGTGGCAAAAATTCACGGGCGTTTGCTGGATTTGGAATTAACCGCTTTAGAGCAGGAAAACAATGTCAAGATCATTGCCAGCCCGCGGCTGCTGACTACCAATAAGAAAAGTGCGAGTATTAAACAAGGAACGGAAATTCCTTATGTGGCGGTGAATCGTAAAAATGATACGGAACACGTGGAGTTTCGAGAGGCGGTGCTAGGGTTGGAAGTCACTCCGCATATTTCAAAAGATAATTCTATTTTACTTGACCTTATCGTAAGCCAGAATTCTCCGGGCGCAAATATTGTTTATGGGAATGGCAATTTAATTTCCATTGATAAACAGGAAATTAATACGCAGGTTTTTGCAAAAGACGGCGAAACCATCGTATTAGGCGGCGTATTTAACGATACTATAACGAAAAGCGAAGATAAAGTGCCGATTTTGGGCGATATTCCGCTGATAAAACATTTATTCAGCAAAGAAAGCGAAAAACACCAAAAACGGGAATTGGTTATTTTTGTTACGCCTCATATATTAAAACAAGGCGAAAGCTTGGAGCAAATACAAAAACGTTTTAAATATGCGCCAAAATCTCCTGAAAAATAG
- the aqpZ gene encoding aquaporin Z — protein sequence MKKLFAEFFGTFWLVFGGCGSAVLAAAYPELGIGFAGVALAFGLTVLTMAYAVGHISGGHFNPAVTLGLVAGGRFQAKEAFSYILAQVVGGVMGATVLYAIASGKAGFDAVSGGFASNGFGEHSPNGYSLAAVFIAEVVLTAFFLIIIHGATDKRAPAGFAPIAIGLALTLIHLISIPVSNTSVNPARSTAVAVFQGGWALEQLWVFWVAPIIGGIIGGIIYRVLLESKD from the coding sequence ATGAAAAAACTTTTTGCTGAATTTTTCGGAACATTTTGGTTAGTGTTTGGCGGTTGCGGCAGTGCGGTACTTGCGGCTGCTTATCCTGAATTGGGAATCGGTTTCGCCGGTGTGGCGCTGGCTTTCGGTTTGACCGTATTAACTATGGCTTATGCGGTCGGACATATTTCAGGCGGGCATTTTAACCCAGCGGTGACTTTAGGTTTAGTTGCCGGCGGGCGCTTTCAGGCAAAAGAGGCTTTCAGCTATATTCTTGCGCAAGTTGTCGGCGGTGTTATGGGGGCGACAGTTCTTTATGCTATCGCTTCGGGTAAAGCCGGTTTTGATGCGGTAAGCGGCGGTTTTGCTTCAAACGGTTTCGGCGAGCATTCGCCAAACGGTTATTCGTTAGCGGCGGTTTTCATTGCCGAAGTCGTATTAACGGCGTTTTTCCTGATTATTATCCATGGTGCGACGGATAAAAGAGCGCCCGCGGGCTTTGCGCCAATTGCAATTGGTTTGGCATTAACCCTGATACATTTAATCAGTATTCCGGTATCCAATACTTCGGTTAACCCGGCGCGTAGTACGGCGGTAGCCGTTTTCCAAGGCGGTTGGGCACTTGAGCAGTTATGGGTGTTCTGGGTTGCGCCAATCATCGGCGGTATTATCGGCGGGATAATTTATCGGGTTTTATTAGAATCAAAAGATTAA
- a CDS encoding Dam family site-specific DNA-(adenine-N6)-methyltransferase, whose amino-acid sequence MSHSGKTKHGLKHRSFLKWAGGKYRLTDNINNLFPKRRKCLVEPFVGAGSVFLNSQFERYILADINADLINLFNTVKTDVDAYIEALKPVFFHAEANSAGYYYARRDDFNNSTDPFFRSVLFLYLNRFGFNGLCRYNSLNEFNVPFGAYKSHYFPEKELRYFAEKAKSAVFICADFNETFKLADDESVIYCDPPYAPLLQDSNFTKYAGNDFSVTHQQALAELAKQTVNERNIPVLISNHDTAFTREIYHGAKFKRIKVQRTISQAAERRVKVNELIAVFK is encoded by the coding sequence ATGTCGCATTCTGGCAAAACTAAACATGGCTTAAAACACCGCTCATTTTTAAAATGGGCGGGTGGTAAATATCGCCTGACGGATAATATTAACAACCTGTTTCCCAAACGGAGAAAATGTTTGGTCGAACCTTTTGTCGGGGCGGGTTCGGTTTTTTTAAACAGTCAGTTTGAACGTTATATTTTGGCGGACATTAATGCGGATTTAATTAACTTATTTAATACCGTAAAAACGGATGTGGACGCTTACATTGAAGCCCTAAAACCTGTGTTTTTTCATGCGGAGGCAAACAGCGCCGGTTATTATTATGCCCGTCGTGATGATTTTAATAATTCAACGGATCCGTTTTTCCGCTCGGTTTTGTTTTTATATTTAAACCGTTTCGGTTTTAACGGATTATGTCGCTACAATTCGTTAAATGAGTTTAACGTGCCTTTCGGTGCCTATAAATCCCATTATTTTCCTGAAAAAGAATTGCGTTATTTTGCCGAAAAAGCAAAAAGTGCGGTGTTTATTTGCGCAGATTTTAATGAAACCTTTAAGCTGGCGGATGATGAGTCCGTTATTTATTGTGACCCGCCTTACGCACCTTTATTACAGGATAGTAATTTTACTAAATATGCGGGTAATGATTTTTCCGTTACTCACCAGCAAGCTCTTGCCGAATTGGCAAAACAAACGGTTAATGAGCGTAATATCCCGGTATTGATTTCCAATCACGATACGGCGTTTACCCGTGAAATTTATCACGGAGCCAAGTTTAAACGGATCAAGGTTCAACGAACTATCAGTCAGGCGGCGGAGCGTCGGGTTAAAGTCAACGAGTTGATTGCCGTTTTTAAATAG
- the aroK gene encoding shikimate kinase AroK, with protein sequence MAEKRNIFLVGPMGAGKSTIGRQLAQLLNMEFIDSDNEIEQRAGADISWIFDIEGEDGFRKREERIINELTQKQGIVLSTGGGAILSKETRNHLSARGIVIYLQTTVDKQFERTQRDKKRPLLQGVEDVRKVLEDLARVRNPLYEEVADITLPTDEQSAKLMASHIVELIDNFNG encoded by the coding sequence ATGGCGGAAAAACGTAATATTTTTTTAGTAGGTCCTATGGGGGCGGGTAAAAGTACCATTGGTCGCCAATTGGCTCAACTTCTGAATATGGAATTTATTGATTCCGATAATGAAATTGAACAACGCGCGGGTGCCGATATCAGTTGGATTTTTGATATTGAGGGTGAGGACGGATTCCGTAAACGCGAAGAGCGCATAATTAATGAATTGACCCAAAAACAGGGTATTGTGCTTTCTACCGGCGGCGGCGCGATTTTATCCAAAGAAACTCGTAATCATTTGTCTGCAAGAGGTATTGTTATTTATTTGCAAACTACGGTGGATAAGCAATTCGAGCGTACTCAGCGGGATAAAAAACGCCCGTTATTACAAGGCGTTGAAGATGTCCGCAAAGTGTTGGAAGATTTAGCTCGGGTGCGTAATCCATTATACGAAGAAGTAGCGGATATTACTCTGCCTACAGACGAGCAAAGCGCAAAACTGATGGCTAGTCATATTGTTGAATTAATTGATAATTTCAACGGTTAA
- the aroB gene encoding 3-dehydroquinate synthase, with product MVCVNVELKERRYPIYIGENLLTDTGVYPVKMGDKVMIVSNPTVAQYYLTPVTETLEKLGCQVSHVLLPDGEKYKTLDSLNMIFTALLKENHGRDTTLIALGGGVIGDVTGYAAASYQRGIRFIQIPTTLLAQVDSSVGGKTAVNHELGKNMIGAFYQPCTVIIDTRTLVTLPKREVNAGLAEVIKYGAILDLPFFEWLEAHIDNLVALNQQDLQYCIARCCQIKADVVARDETEKGDRALLNLGHTFGHAIETHLGYGNWLHGEAVAAGSMMAAVLSEKLGDLSYSEVARLEKLLARANLPTVSPDTMQAEDYLPHMMRDKKVLAGKLRLVLLKTLGQAYVASDTDKSLVLDAIRVCSQNN from the coding sequence ATGGTGTGTGTTAATGTCGAATTGAAAGAACGTCGTTATCCTATTTATATCGGTGAAAATTTGTTAACGGATACGGGCGTTTATCCTGTAAAAATGGGTGATAAAGTCATGATTGTCAGCAATCCTACAGTGGCGCAATATTATTTAACACCGGTTACCGAAACCTTAGAAAAACTGGGTTGCCAGGTCAGCCATGTTTTATTACCTGACGGCGAAAAGTATAAAACCTTAGATTCTTTAAACATGATTTTTACCGCATTATTGAAAGAAAATCATGGGCGTGATACCACGCTTATCGCATTAGGCGGCGGGGTGATCGGCGATGTAACGGGTTATGCGGCGGCCAGTTATCAGCGCGGTATCCGTTTTATTCAAATTCCGACCACTTTGCTTGCGCAAGTGGATTCTTCCGTTGGCGGCAAAACTGCGGTAAATCACGAATTAGGTAAAAATATGATTGGTGCCTTTTATCAGCCTTGTACTGTGATTATTGATACCCGCACTTTAGTTACGCTGCCTAAACGGGAAGTTAATGCGGGTCTTGCCGAAGTGATTAAATACGGTGCTATTCTCGACTTGCCGTTTTTCGAATGGTTAGAGGCGCATATTGATAATTTGGTCGCTTTGAATCAACAGGATTTACAATATTGTATCGCCCGTTGTTGCCAAATTAAAGCGGATGTTGTTGCCCGCGATGAAACGGAAAAAGGCGATCGCGCCTTATTAAATCTAGGTCATACTTTTGGTCATGCGATCGAAACCCATCTCGGATACGGTAACTGGCTGCACGGCGAAGCCGTTGCGGCGGGCAGTATGATGGCTGCCGTATTATCCGAAAAATTAGGCGATTTAAGTTATTCGGAAGTCGCCCGTTTAGAAAAATTATTGGCTCGTGCAAATTTACCGACAGTTTCACCGGATACTATGCAGGCGGAAGATTATCTGCCGCACATGATGCGTGATAAAAAAGTGCTGGCGGGTAAACTACGTCTAGTCTTACTTAAAACGTTGGGGCAAGCTTATGTGGCATCAGACACCGATAAATCGCTTGTTCTTGATGCGATTCGCGTTTGTTCACAAAATAACTAA